The region CCGTCGCAGTAGCCGCTGCGTTCGGAGCGGACCCCTGGCCGGCCTCGTTCGAGAACAGACCACGGCGCATACCCCAGACAAACGCCATACCCAGCGTCGCACCACCAACCTGCTTCAGCCCCAGGGCGTGGCCGACGATCAGCGCGATCATCCCTGGAACTTCCTGAATGTTCAGAATGACTACCAGCAGGCCAACCAGGATGTAGGCGACCGCCATGAAAGGAACGACGACCTGCGTGAAGTTCGCGATACGGGTCACACCGCCGAAGATGATGGCAGAAGTCAGGGCAGCAAGGATCACTGCCACAATCAGCTTCAGCGTCATCGAGTCGGAGCCAACAGAACCGCCGACGGCCTCAACGATGGAGTTCGTCTGAATTGCGTTGTACACAAAGCCATAGGTGAACGAGAGCGCAACAGCGAAGATCACGGCGAGCGGGCGCCACCCGAGTCCGCGCGTCATGTAGTAGGCGGGACCACCGTGGTAGTTGCCGCTTTCGTCTTTCGTCTTCCACAGCTGTGCCAGCGTGGACTCGACGAACGCGGTGGCGCCACCCACAATGGCGATCATCCACATCCAGAACACTGCGCCAGGCCCGCCAACCGAGATCGCGAGAGCGACACCAGCGATGTTGCCCGTGCCCACGCGGGAAGCAGCGGAAATGGTAAACGCCTTGAACGCAGAAATACCGCCGTATTCTTCGTCCAAATCGCGCCCGTCGCGGTCTTTGCCCTTCGGGGTCTCAGTGACCGCCTTGAACATTTCCGGAAGCAGTCGGACCTGTACGAACAAGGTACGTAGCCCGAAGTAGACACCCGCAGCAAGAAGGAGCCACGGGACAATGTCCCAGATGATGCCGTTGAGAGTTCCGTCAATGAACTCGGTTGCTTTTTCCATGCGGAGAATCCTAGTCGCAATGACAGGATTATTCGCGATTTTGCTCAGGATCTTGGCATGTTGGGCAGTAATAACTCGACCGCTGGTTCACGACCGTCTTCACAATGGCGTCCCCGCAGCGGGCGCAAGGTTCACCCGCGCGCCCGTAGGCATTCAGCGAGCGGGCAAAATACCCCGAGGCACCATTGACGTTCACGTACAAGGAGTCGAAGCTCGTTCCGCCTTGGGCGAGTGCACGCTCCATGACAGCACGCGATGCGTTGAGGAGTTCAACCGCAGTTTCCTGGCTGAGCGTATCTGCCCGCTGCCACGGCGCGACGCGTGCCGCCCACATTGCCTCGTCAGCGTAGATGGATCCAATACCGCTGACTACGGCCTGATTCAACAACACCGTTTTGACCGCAGATCGCTTGTGCCGCATCAACTCTGCAGTTGTATCAACGTCGAAGCCTTCCTCGAACGGGTCCATCGCAATGTGGCTTGCACGTTCTGGGATGCCATCGACAAGCTCGCAGTACTGCCACGAGCCGAATGTCCGCTGGTCAACGAATACCAGCTCAACGGCACCCATTCTGGCGCGAATTCGCGCATGCGGGCTATCTACGCTGCCCGGCGCGCCGACGAGCATCTGGCCGCTCATTCTAAGGTGCACCAGGAGGCAGGCTCCGTCGGACAGCGTCAGCCAGAGGTACTTGCCACGGCGTCCGGTGCCCGTGACGCGGAGCCCGGGGAGAGTTGTTGCCAAATCGACGGTGTTCTCCCTGACCGCCCTGGGGTGCGCGACCTCGATACTGTCGAATGTCCTGCCAACAATGTGCTCGTTCAGGCCACGACGCACGACCTCAACTTCCGGCAGTTCGGGCATCAGCTACGCCTTGTCTTGGGTCTGCTGCTCAAGAACGAGCGCTTCCGGGTGCTTCTGGAGGAACGCCACTGCTTCCCTGGCTGCTTCTTGCTCGGCGAGCTTTTTGTTGTGCGCCACTCCACGTCCGCGGTTTTCACCAAGAATGATCGCGTACGACGTAAATTCGAGGTCGTGCTCGGGGCCTTCAGACGTCGTTTCGTACTCGACCATTGGGATGCCACGTTCCGCGAGGCGTTCCTGCAGCACAGTCTTCCAGTCTTGCCTGTGGCCGTGTGCCGTCGCGTTGTGGAGCTTCTCGTGGAAGAGCTTAAGAATTACGTCGCGGGCTGCTTCGAATCCGTGCTGCCGATAGATCGCGCCAAAGAGCGCCTCCGTCGTATCGGCGAGGATGGACTCTTTGTCCCTGCCACCGGTATGCAACTCGCCTTTTCCAAGCAGCACGTACTTACCAAGCTCGATGCCACGGGCGACATCCGCCAACCCGTAGCGTGACACAATTGAGGCCCGCATCGGGGAGAGCACCGACTCGGAGCTCGAAGGGTAGATCTCGAAGAGCTTCGTGGCTACGGTCAGACCGAGCACTGCGTCTCCGAGAAACTCAAGCCGCTCGTTATTTGGCAGGTAGTCGTGCTCGTTGGCAAAGGAGCGATGTGTCAAGGCGAGTCGCAACAGTTCGTCGTCCAGATCCACACCCAGCCACTCGAGCAGAGGCGCATGGTCTACTTCGGAGAACGCGCTGTTCCACGCTTCTTCGCCGCTGACGCGATTCTTCTTTGAACGCCGGCTCATAGGAACTTCTCCAATCCAGCCCAGCGCGGATCCACCGCGTCGGTTGCTTCGCCGCTGATGCCGTCTGGTGCCGGAACGTCGCTGTCTTCGGGGCATGCAGGCTGGCAGGTCGGGTTAAACGGCAGTGTGAGGCCAGCTTCGTCGACGAAGGCCTGCTCGAGATCAACCGTTTCTTCCACGATGCGCATGATCTCATCCCCGGATCCTGCGTCTTCCTCTACTTCTTCATCACCCTGGATGAAGTCGTCGCCGTTAGAAAACACCTGGG is a window of Corynebacterium pseudogenitalium DNA encoding:
- a CDS encoding YceD family protein, yielding MAKNPFIIQVADALHGDGMPVVVHNVGPAPSRIGPEMIAIPEGQEVAVDATVTPLGSGVMVDATVTAVLEGQCVRCLRTLQPTETLRVSQVFSNGDDFIQGDEEVEEDAGSGDEIMRIVEETVDLEQAFVDEAGLTLPFNPTCQPACPEDSDVPAPDGISGEATDAVDPRWAGLEKFL
- a CDS encoding alanine/glycine:cation symporter family protein, which codes for MEKATEFIDGTLNGIIWDIVPWLLLAAGVYFGLRTLFVQVRLLPEMFKAVTETPKGKDRDGRDLDEEYGGISAFKAFTISAASRVGTGNIAGVALAISVGGPGAVFWMWMIAIVGGATAFVESTLAQLWKTKDESGNYHGGPAYYMTRGLGWRPLAVIFAVALSFTYGFVYNAIQTNSIVEAVGGSVGSDSMTLKLIVAVILAALTSAIIFGGVTRIANFTQVVVPFMAVAYILVGLLVVILNIQEVPGMIALIVGHALGLKQVGGATLGMAFVWGMRRGLFSNEAGQGSAPNAAATATVSHPVKQGLVQTLGVYFDTLVVCSITAFVVLLGPEINYGLDDVQGASLTQSALAATVGAWGTHFITFILFFLAFSSVIGNYYLAQANIEYLSDSKTVLNIFRCGVIVFVFFGAFGSIPLVWSLGDTMAGTMAIINIIAIVPLAGVAIKLLKNYNEQRVQGIDPVFHRDMMPEVKNVEFWDGSDPVTRRSLEDRITASEARAVGEDNEQGGLK
- the mutM gene encoding bifunctional DNA-formamidopyrimidine glycosylase/DNA-(apurinic or apyrimidinic site) lyase; translated protein: MPELPEVEVVRRGLNEHIVGRTFDSIEVAHPRAVRENTVDLATTLPGLRVTGTGRRGKYLWLTLSDGACLLVHLRMSGQMLVGAPGSVDSPHARIRARMGAVELVFVDQRTFGSWQYCELVDGIPERASHIAMDPFEEGFDVDTTAELMRHKRSAVKTVLLNQAVVSGIGSIYADEAMWAARVAPWQRADTLSQETAVELLNASRAVMERALAQGGTSFDSLYVNVNGASGYFARSLNAYGRAGEPCARCGDAIVKTVVNQRSSYYCPTCQDPEQNRE
- the rnc gene encoding ribonuclease III, with translation MSRRSKKNRVSGEEAWNSAFSEVDHAPLLEWLGVDLDDELLRLALTHRSFANEHDYLPNNERLEFLGDAVLGLTVATKLFEIYPSSSESVLSPMRASIVSRYGLADVARGIELGKYVLLGKGELHTGGRDKESILADTTEALFGAIYRQHGFEAARDVILKLFHEKLHNATAHGHRQDWKTVLQERLAERGIPMVEYETTSEGPEHDLEFTSYAIILGENRGRGVAHNKKLAEQEAAREAVAFLQKHPEALVLEQQTQDKA